In a single window of the Acetivibrio clariflavus DSM 19732 genome:
- a CDS encoding PucR family transcriptional regulator, with protein MSVKLYQSLINQVKGIIDDEFGIMDDTGLIWACSNEKANGQNNPLAAEVMKAKEPFVVIDGQSFLKVYIKSKLEFIAFIKSQDKENYKYLSLISINAINLKNYYEEKYDKLNFLKGIIMDNILPGDITLRAKELHLANNVKRVVFLINTEKSKDIYTHEIIEGLFPSKNKDFVIVLDDENTVLIKELKQDFEQKEISKIAKIIIDTLSSELVKAKVGVGTVVDNIKDIGRSYKEAEMALLIGGIFDDDKQVNDYNKLGIGRLIYQLPTTSCTLFLNEVFKEGSFESLDQETMFTIQKFFENNLNVSETSRQLYIHRNTLVYRLDKIQKVTGLDLRMFDDAIIFKVAMLVKKYLDSDKRFM; from the coding sequence TTGTCTGTTAAGCTATATCAAAGTTTAATTAATCAGGTAAAGGGTATAATTGATGATGAGTTCGGTATTATGGATGATACCGGGCTTATTTGGGCATGTTCAAATGAAAAGGCCAATGGCCAGAATAATCCTTTAGCGGCTGAAGTGATGAAAGCTAAAGAGCCTTTTGTCGTTATTGATGGACAATCCTTTCTTAAAGTTTATATAAAAAGTAAGCTTGAGTTTATTGCCTTTATAAAATCACAGGATAAGGAAAATTATAAATACCTGTCTTTGATTTCTATAAACGCAATTAATTTGAAAAATTATTATGAAGAAAAATACGATAAATTGAATTTTCTAAAAGGTATAATTATGGATAATATACTACCCGGTGATATTACGCTGAGGGCTAAAGAGCTCCATTTGGCTAATAATGTCAAGCGGGTTGTTTTTCTTATAAATACAGAAAAATCAAAAGACATATATACTCACGAAATAATTGAAGGATTGTTTCCAAGTAAAAATAAAGATTTTGTCATTGTTTTGGATGATGAAAATACCGTATTGATCAAAGAACTCAAGCAGGATTTTGAACAAAAGGAAATAAGCAAGATCGCAAAAATAATTATAGATACCCTGTCTTCAGAACTTGTGAAGGCTAAAGTAGGCGTGGGCACAGTAGTAGACAACATTAAAGATATAGGCAGGTCCTATAAGGAAGCTGAGATGGCGCTGTTAATCGGAGGTATATTTGATGACGATAAACAGGTAAATGATTATAACAAGCTGGGGATAGGAAGGTTGATTTATCAATTGCCTACAACATCATGTACCCTTTTCCTTAACGAAGTTTTTAAGGAGGGGTCTTTTGAATCTTTAGACCAGGAAACTATGTTTACTATTCAAAAGTTTTTTGAAAACAATTTGAATGTAAGCGAAACGTCAAGACAATTGTATATTCACAGAAATACTCTGGTTTATAGATTGGATAAGATTCAAAAGGTTACCGGACTTGATTTGAGAATGTTTGATGATGCAATAATTTTTAAGGTTGCCATGCTTGTAAAGAAGTACCTTGACAGCGATAAGAGATTTATGTAG
- a CDS encoding small, acid-soluble spore protein, alpha/beta type, giving the protein MKDIDEKLKYEVATELGLIEKIKKYGWKSLSAKETGRIGGLITKKKKMLEMEKGQ; this is encoded by the coding sequence ATGAAAGATATTGATGAAAAATTAAAATATGAGGTGGCAACTGAACTTGGCTTGATAGAAAAAATCAAAAAGTACGGATGGAAGAGCCTTTCTGCAAAAGAGACAGGGAGAATAGGCGGATTGATAACTAAGAAAAAGAAAATGCTTGAAATGGAAAAAGGTCAATAA
- the ftsE gene encoding cell division ATP-binding protein FtsE yields the protein MVEFRSVTKIYPNGTLALSDVNININKGEFVFIVGQSGSGKSTMLKLILKEEDPTSGEVFVNGYNVSALKRKEIPYLRRSLGVVFQDFRLLPNKTVYENVAFAMQVTEALPREMRRQVPMSLALVGLSKKANMYPGQLSGGEQQRVALARALVNNPSLLIADEPTGNLDPETSWEIMKLLSEINCRGTTVIVATHEKSIVDAMKKRVIAIDKGTIVRDQEKGQYGDETKNNQIYF from the coding sequence GTGGTAGAATTTAGATCTGTTACAAAAATATATCCTAATGGAACGTTGGCGCTTAGTGATGTTAATATAAATATAAATAAAGGTGAATTTGTTTTTATTGTAGGGCAAAGCGGATCAGGGAAGTCTACTATGCTAAAGCTTATTTTAAAGGAAGAAGACCCGACTTCGGGAGAAGTCTTCGTAAACGGCTATAATGTTTCTGCATTGAAACGTAAGGAAATACCTTATTTAAGGAGAAGCTTGGGAGTAGTGTTTCAAGATTTCAGGCTTCTTCCCAATAAAACAGTTTACGAAAATGTTGCCTTTGCAATGCAGGTTACAGAAGCGCTTCCAAGAGAGATGAGAAGGCAGGTGCCAATGTCTTTGGCTTTGGTAGGGCTTAGCAAAAAAGCAAATATGTATCCCGGGCAGCTTTCAGGGGGAGAACAGCAGAGAGTGGCACTGGCAAGAGCTCTGGTTAACAACCCTTCGTTGCTCATTGCTGACGAGCCTACCGGAAATTTGGATCCTGAGACTTCCTGGGAAATAATGAAACTGTTATCGGAAATTAACTGCAGAGGTACGACTGTGATTGTAGCTACTCATGAAAAAAGCATAGTCGATGCCATGAAAAAAAGAGTAATTGCAATCGATAAGGGTACTATTGTTAGGGATCAAGAGAAAGGACAGTACGGAGATGAAACTAAGAACAACCAAATATATTTTTAA
- a CDS encoding murein hydrolase activator EnvC family protein, translating to MKKALCFFLSIAIGMSLMMPAFADKLTEVQNQKKAVDKKINDLNKEKKNEEKKLQSIKQQKEQLEAAQRKEQQEYDGLVSQIDKLKKSIEELDKSIEASEKEYNEKLELLKTRLRVMYENSDFTYIDTLVQSKSVIDFFERLELMSTIGKKDKEIIESIKQAKRDIAFKKQLAEGQKEQVQLKADETLKTINNLTASRANLDNQIKEINARLKKIEEEEDKLISQSNALVNQIKNLQKSGAYAGGSMTWPCPSSKTISSYYGNRLHPILKKYKMHTGIDISAKQGASIVAANKGTVIMAGWQNGYGYTVVIDHGGGITTLYAHCSKILVSVGQNVKAGETIAKVGSTGMSTGPHLHFEVRKNGATTNPLNYVSNK from the coding sequence TTGAAAAAGGCATTGTGTTTTTTTCTATCAATTGCGATCGGTATGTCACTTATGATGCCTGCTTTCGCAGATAAACTTACGGAAGTTCAAAACCAAAAAAAGGCTGTCGATAAAAAGATTAACGATTTAAATAAAGAAAAAAAGAATGAGGAAAAGAAACTGCAGTCCATAAAGCAACAGAAAGAACAACTTGAAGCTGCTCAAAGAAAGGAACAACAAGAATATGACGGATTGGTAAGTCAAATAGACAAATTGAAAAAGAGTATCGAAGAACTTGACAAATCTATCGAAGCTAGTGAGAAAGAATACAACGAAAAGTTAGAACTCTTAAAGACAAGATTAAGAGTAATGTACGAAAATTCGGATTTTACATATATAGATACATTGGTTCAGTCAAAAAGTGTAATAGATTTTTTTGAAAGACTTGAGCTTATGTCTACAATTGGCAAGAAGGACAAGGAAATTATTGAAAGTATAAAGCAGGCAAAAAGAGATATTGCCTTTAAGAAACAGTTGGCGGAAGGACAAAAAGAACAGGTTCAGCTTAAGGCGGATGAAACATTAAAAACAATAAACAATTTAACTGCCAGCAGAGCTAATTTAGACAATCAAATAAAAGAGATAAATGCTAGACTTAAGAAAATTGAGGAAGAAGAAGATAAACTGATAAGTCAATCCAACGCTTTGGTTAACCAGATTAAGAATTTGCAGAAAAGTGGGGCTTATGCCGGTGGAAGTATGACTTGGCCGTGTCCAAGTTCCAAAACAATATCTTCTTATTATGGAAACAGGCTTCACCCGATACTGAAAAAATATAAAATGCATACAGGAATTGATATATCTGCAAAACAAGGCGCTTCAATAGTTGCGGCAAACAAGGGAACAGTAATTATGGCAGGATGGCAAAACGGTTATGGTTACACAGTTGTCATTGACCACGGTGGAGGTATAACAACATTGTATGCCCATTGCAGCAAAATTTTAGTTAGCGTAGGACAGAATGTTAAAGCAGGTGAAACAATTGCAAAGGTAGGAAGTACAGGTATGTCCACAGGACCGCATTTGCACTTTGAAGTTAGAAAAAATGGAGCTACAACCAATCCGTTAAATTATGTAAGTAATAAATAA
- the hslO gene encoding Hsp33 family molecular chaperone HslO: protein MEDYIVRATAAQGTVRAVAAVTTNMVREARNIHELSPLASVALGRTMTAAALMSTFLKGTKDTLTLQIKGDGPLGGIVVVSDVNANVRGYVHNPLVHLPLNENGRYDVAGAIGKNGYLNVIKDLGLKEPYIGYVKLISGEIAEDITYYFASSEQIPSAVALGVLTNSEDLIQSAGGFIIQLMPDAEESTISNIEQKISTLPSLTKLLSEGKTPEDILELVLGEMNLKIGEKTSCQYKCNCSRERMERGLVSLGKEEIESMIKEQHGAETCCHFCNSKYQFSENDLVSLLENF from the coding sequence ATGGAAGATTATATAGTCAGAGCAACTGCGGCACAAGGTACTGTGAGAGCAGTTGCGGCAGTTACTACCAACATGGTTAGGGAAGCAAGAAATATACATGAATTGTCGCCTCTGGCATCTGTGGCATTGGGAAGGACAATGACTGCTGCAGCGTTAATGTCTACTTTTCTAAAGGGTACAAAGGATACATTGACACTACAGATAAAAGGAGATGGGCCTCTTGGAGGAATCGTTGTGGTATCCGATGTAAATGCCAATGTAAGGGGTTATGTCCATAATCCATTGGTACATTTGCCCTTAAATGAAAACGGCAGGTATGATGTTGCAGGAGCAATAGGTAAAAACGGATATCTCAATGTCATTAAGGACCTTGGGTTGAAAGAACCATATATCGGATATGTAAAATTAATTTCCGGTGAAATAGCTGAGGATATAACTTACTATTTTGCCTCTTCCGAACAGATACCGTCTGCAGTGGCATTAGGAGTGCTGACCAACTCCGAAGATTTGATACAAAGTGCTGGAGGATTTATAATCCAGCTAATGCCGGATGCAGAGGAAAGTACAATAAGCAACATTGAGCAAAAGATAAGTACACTGCCTTCATTGACCAAGCTCCTTTCAGAGGGAAAGACACCGGAAGACATTTTGGAACTTGTTCTTGGTGAGATGAATCTGAAAATTGGAGAAAAGACTAGCTGCCAATATAAATGCAATTGCTCGAGAGAAAGAATGGAAAGAGGTCTGGTGAGTCTTGGAAAAGAAGAAATAGAAAGCATGATTAAAGAACAGCACGGTGCTGAAACCTGTTGTCATTTCTGCAATTCAAAATATCAATTTTCCGAAAATGACCTGGTGAGTCTTTTGGAAAATTTTTAG
- a CDS encoding IS30 family transposase has product MSHLNNTTKRRSFKHLDVRERYQIEILLKEGKKPKEIAKVMGRDRRTIEREIARGSVRLLNSDLTYSVKYCADVGQRRYEEASSNKGAGLKIGHDHELANYIEKRIKEDKYSPDAVIGEIKAKGLRFRAMICTKTLYNYIDKGIFANISNKDLPVKRNKKKRKYRRVRIALKNLRGTSIEERPAHIEERGEYGHWEMDCIVGKGGEKGAALLVLTERSTRQEIIRKMPDKSQASVKKEIDKLERKYGKKFTKLFKTVTVDNGTEFLDSKGLEASVLVPGKMRLKIYYAHPYSSWERGSNENANKLIRRFIPKGTDIGKLTEKEIKRIEHWMNNYPRRIFGYRTANEMAKIVVA; this is encoded by the coding sequence ATGAGTCACCTTAATAATACCACTAAACGAAGAAGTTTTAAACACCTGGATGTGAGGGAACGGTATCAAATTGAAATATTATTGAAAGAAGGTAAGAAACCAAAGGAAATAGCCAAAGTAATGGGAAGGGACAGACGGACTATAGAACGGGAAATAGCTCGTGGCAGCGTGAGGTTGCTAAACAGCGATCTGACCTATTCAGTGAAGTACTGTGCAGACGTAGGACAACGAAGATATGAAGAGGCGTCATCAAATAAAGGAGCGGGTTTAAAGATCGGGCATGACCATGAACTAGCCAATTACATAGAGAAGAGGATAAAAGAGGACAAATATTCGCCGGACGCGGTGATAGGAGAGATAAAAGCCAAAGGGTTAAGGTTCAGAGCCATGATCTGCACAAAGACGCTATACAACTACATAGACAAAGGGATATTTGCTAATATAAGCAACAAAGACCTTCCGGTAAAGCGGAACAAGAAGAAGAGGAAATACCGAAGAGTAAGGATAGCATTAAAGAATTTGAGGGGGACAAGCATAGAAGAAAGGCCGGCACATATAGAAGAAAGAGGAGAATATGGGCATTGGGAGATGGATTGTATAGTTGGCAAAGGCGGAGAAAAGGGAGCAGCATTGTTGGTACTGACGGAACGGAGTACGAGGCAGGAGATAATACGTAAGATGCCGGATAAAAGCCAGGCATCGGTAAAGAAAGAGATAGACAAACTGGAAAGGAAGTATGGGAAGAAGTTTACCAAACTGTTTAAAACGGTCACAGTAGATAATGGAACAGAGTTTCTGGACAGCAAAGGGCTTGAGGCATCAGTGCTTGTTCCTGGTAAGATGAGGTTAAAGATATATTATGCACATCCATACAGTTCATGGGAACGAGGGTCGAATGAAAACGCTAATAAGCTGATTCGACGATTTATTCCTAAAGGGACGGATATAGGGAAACTAACGGAGAAAGAGATAAAAAGGATTGAGCACTGGATGAACAATTACCCAAGGAGAATATTTGGTTATCGAACTGCGAATGAAATGGCAAAGATTGTGGTCGCTTAA
- a CDS encoding DUF2935 domain-containing protein gives MLSNLDFVRQSLELHLFFARIMKEHSFFLEVGFTPKDASFTQRADEFRREFDKLLAEVVSLSNGVVGTGVLQSGEVVTQYTLNAERASSYFTGVQIPTEITLAETRLMGGGMVAVTPMLVQRVAMINQKAIFLISGLIQFKATILSNVLSCRMFTVNYPLLIDHIMREARLYLRTVQRLQNRENVIIEKEALEQEAFWNRIMAEHSKFIRGLLDPTENELINTADNFGKEFDQLTAEAIAAMDNTASFEKVTADSLKATAEIRDFKAQGTQGLLNCKIKSIIIPLLGDHTLREANHYLRLLKIFER, from the coding sequence ATGCTTTCTAACTTGGATTTTGTGCGACAGTCGTTAGAGCTGCATTTGTTTTTTGCAAGGATAATGAAAGAACACTCATTTTTTCTCGAAGTGGGCTTTACACCTAAAGATGCGAGTTTTACCCAACGAGCCGACGAATTTCGGAGAGAGTTTGACAAACTATTGGCTGAGGTTGTGTCACTTTCCAATGGGGTTGTCGGCACGGGAGTACTTCAGTCGGGAGAAGTAGTTACTCAGTATACTCTTAACGCAGAAAGGGCATCATCATATTTTACCGGAGTACAGATACCGACGGAAATAACGCTGGCAGAAACCAGATTAATGGGTGGCGGAATGGTGGCAGTTACCCCGATGCTTGTGCAAAGAGTAGCAATGATAAATCAGAAAGCTATTTTCTTGATATCCGGATTGATACAGTTTAAAGCAACCATCTTATCCAATGTTTTGTCCTGCCGAATGTTTACCGTAAATTATCCGTTATTGATAGACCATATTATGAGGGAAGCGAGATTATACTTACGAACGGTTCAAAGGCTTCAGAATCGGGAAAACGTAATTATTGAAAAAGAAGCTTTGGAGCAGGAGGCATTCTGGAATAGGATAATGGCAGAGCATTCGAAATTTATACGCGGTTTACTTGATCCAACTGAAAATGAATTGATAAATACGGCCGACAATTTCGGCAAAGAGTTTGATCAACTGACGGCAGAAGCGATAGCTGCCATGGATAATACTGCATCTTTTGAGAAAGTTACAGCAGATAGTCTTAAAGCGACTGCCGAAATTCGGGATTTCAAAGCCCAGGGAACGCAAGGGCTGCTTAATTGTAAGATTAAATCCATTATAATTCCGCTGTTAGGAGATCATACATTGCGTGAGGCCAATCACTATTTAAGACTTTTGAAAATATTCGAGAGATGA
- the ftsX gene encoding permease-like cell division protein FtsX, which yields MKLRTTKYIFKEGLINAYRNKLMSLASISVVTASMIVLGLFLIISINLKYNIQKLEQQPQMQVYCDPELDDQQIRTIEQTIKSDARVKKYTYVSKKEAFEKMKEMLGEDQDVLEGLGDDFMPVSFIIELNNLKEAKDVVESFKLIEGVSSVRYSQERIDILIKIATWVQVGNIVLTIILLAVAMFIISNTIKLTVFARRKEINIMKYIGATDWFIRWPFIVEGVVIGLMGAAIGFLAVSIIYALFSSKISEGINIISLVSLRELQFVVIYTFALVGIGIGSLGSAVSIRKYLHV from the coding sequence ATGAAACTAAGAACAACCAAATATATTTTTAAAGAGGGTTTGATAAATGCATATAGAAACAAGCTTATGTCTTTGGCATCTATTAGTGTTGTTACAGCATCAATGATTGTTTTGGGCTTGTTTTTGATTATTTCGATAAATCTTAAATACAATATACAAAAATTAGAACAACAACCTCAAATGCAGGTTTATTGCGATCCTGAATTGGATGATCAGCAGATCAGGACTATTGAACAGACCATTAAAAGCGATGCAAGAGTAAAAAAATATACCTATGTTTCAAAAAAAGAAGCTTTTGAAAAGATGAAGGAAATGTTGGGAGAAGACCAGGATGTGCTCGAGGGCCTGGGAGATGACTTTATGCCTGTATCGTTTATTATTGAGCTAAACAACCTGAAAGAAGCTAAGGATGTAGTGGAGTCCTTTAAATTGATAGAAGGTGTTAGCAGTGTGAGATACTCTCAGGAACGAATCGATATTCTTATAAAGATAGCAACCTGGGTTCAGGTTGGAAACATAGTGCTGACAATTATTTTGCTGGCGGTAGCTATGTTTATTATATCTAATACCATTAAACTTACTGTGTTTGCCAGAAGAAAAGAGATAAATATAATGAAATATATAGGTGCAACCGACTGGTTTATCAGATGGCCTTTTATTGTGGAAGGTGTTGTTATAGGATTGATGGGGGCAGCTATAGGATTTTTAGCAGTCAGCATCATATATGCATTATTTTCAAGCAAGATTAGTGAGGGAATAAATATTATTTCTTTGGTCAGCTTGAGGGAACTTCAGTTTGTTGTTATCTATACCTTTGCATTGGTGGGTATTGGAATAGGTTCGTTGGGAAGTGCAGTTTCCATTAGAAAGTATCTACATGTATAG
- a CDS encoding cold-shock protein, which yields MERGRVKWFNAEKGFGFIERDGGNDVFVHFSAINMEGYKTLEEGAEVEFEVVEGAKGPQAANVTKA from the coding sequence ATGGAAAGAGGAAGAGTAAAATGGTTTAATGCTGAGAAGGGATTTGGTTTCATCGAAAGAGATGGAGGAAATGATGTTTTTGTTCATTTCTCAGCAATAAACATGGAAGGCTACAAGACATTAGAAGAAGGTGCGGAGGTTGAATTTGAAGTAGTTGAGGGTGCTAAAGGACCTCAAGCTGCAAATGTGACAAAAGCCTAA
- a CDS encoding S41 family peptidase — protein MSKDVFIKKVLPIVAIVVMTNLITAMGVMMWHYLTPNYVVVPEVTSQQQADIFDFNPNYAIQFDSSKVDYENVKKFARVRNLLKEYYYKDVNENKMLEGAISGMTEALEDPYTVYFTKDQMKQFMEKSQGSYVGIGVVVTMGEDGILTVVEPFEDSPALEVGIAKDDKIVKVDDKDVTTIRDEDMIISMIKGKENTKVKITVYRPSEGKYLDFVVTRKKIKIVNINSEILENNIGYIRISMFDSEISKDFQEHLDNMLKKNIKGLIIDLRDNPGGDYDQVTEIADRLLPEGLIVYTEDKKGNRQEKKSDSNELDIPIAVLVNENSASASEVLSGALKDHNKATLIGTKTFGKGLVQAVVNLDDGSGLKVTIARYFTPSGVCIQDVGIEPHIKVELPEKYRNVAVSQIPKEEDNQLQKAIEVIKDAIR, from the coding sequence TTGAGTAAAGATGTATTTATCAAAAAAGTATTACCCATTGTTGCCATTGTTGTAATGACAAATCTTATAACTGCTATGGGAGTTATGATGTGGCATTATTTAACGCCCAATTATGTAGTTGTTCCTGAGGTTACATCACAGCAGCAGGCTGATATATTTGATTTTAATCCAAATTATGCAATACAGTTTGACAGCAGTAAGGTTGATTATGAAAATGTCAAAAAGTTTGCAAGAGTAAGAAATTTGCTTAAAGAATATTATTATAAAGATGTGAATGAGAATAAGATGCTTGAAGGCGCAATTTCCGGCATGACCGAAGCTTTAGAAGATCCCTATACAGTATATTTTACAAAAGATCAGATGAAGCAATTTATGGAAAAATCTCAAGGAAGCTATGTAGGTATTGGTGTTGTTGTCACAATGGGAGAAGACGGTATACTTACTGTTGTAGAACCTTTTGAAGATTCTCCTGCCCTTGAAGTGGGAATAGCTAAAGACGATAAGATTGTTAAGGTTGATGACAAAGATGTTACAACAATAAGAGATGAAGATATGATTATAAGCATGATTAAGGGAAAGGAAAACACAAAAGTCAAAATTACAGTATATAGACCGTCGGAAGGAAAGTATCTGGATTTCGTTGTTACAAGAAAGAAAATTAAGATTGTCAATATTAACAGCGAAATATTGGAGAATAATATTGGCTATATTAGAATTTCCATGTTTGACAGCGAGATAAGCAAAGATTTTCAGGAGCATCTTGATAATATGCTCAAAAAGAACATAAAGGGTCTGATAATTGACTTGAGGGACAATCCGGGTGGAGATTATGACCAGGTTACTGAAATAGCTGACAGGCTGCTGCCTGAAGGATTGATTGTGTATACTGAGGATAAGAAAGGGAACAGGCAGGAAAAGAAATCCGATTCAAATGAGTTAGATATACCTATAGCGGTTTTAGTCAATGAAAACAGTGCCAGCGCATCGGAAGTTTTATCCGGAGCTCTTAAAGACCACAATAAGGCTACTTTGATTGGAACCAAAACTTTCGGAAAGGGTCTTGTTCAAGCGGTGGTAAATTTAGATGACGGATCAGGCTTGAAAGTTACAATAGCCAGGTATTTTACTCCTTCAGGTGTTTGCATACAGGATGTGGGAATTGAACCTCATATTAAAGTTGAACTTCCCGAAAAATATAGAAATGTCGCCGTTTCACAAATACCTAAGGAAGAGGACAATCAGCTTCAAAAAGCTATTGAAGTGATAAAGGATGCCATACGATAA
- a CDS encoding class I SAM-dependent DNA methyltransferase, whose product MEVGFIYHSFAYIYDRLMYDIDYSKWADYIENIFKVYNCKPSLLLDLGCGTGNFCIEMAKRGYDMIGVDISVDMLNCAKQKSEEHGLNILYLNQDMTDFELYGTVDAIVCLMDSINYVLYKKDIKRMLKLVKNYLNPGGLFIFDVNTPYKFEEVFGNNVFYDISDEITYIWQNYYNRRTKICEFELTFFVRDNEGYKKYDEVHYERCYDNNEIKGLIESSKLKLLNVYDELKLCPPPKKSQRNFYVCEANK is encoded by the coding sequence TTGGAGGTGGGTTTCATTTACCACAGTTTTGCTTATATTTACGACAGGCTGATGTATGATATTGATTATTCAAAATGGGCGGATTACATAGAAAATATATTTAAAGTATATAATTGCAAACCATCATTACTCCTGGATTTAGGCTGTGGCACAGGCAATTTTTGTATTGAAATGGCGAAACGCGGTTACGACATGATAGGTGTGGATATATCGGTGGACATGCTGAATTGTGCCAAGCAAAAAAGTGAGGAACATGGACTGAATATTTTATATTTGAATCAGGATATGACAGATTTTGAGCTGTATGGCACTGTTGATGCTATAGTATGCCTTATGGACAGCATTAACTATGTTCTTTATAAAAAAGATATAAAGAGAATGTTGAAGCTTGTGAAAAATTATTTAAATCCAGGGGGATTATTTATTTTTGATGTCAACACACCTTATAAATTCGAAGAAGTCTTCGGCAATAATGTTTTTTATGATATTTCCGATGAAATCACTTACATATGGCAGAATTATTATAACAGAAGGACAAAAATATGTGAGTTTGAACTTACTTTTTTCGTCAGGGATAACGAAGGATATAAAAAGTATGATGAAGTGCACTATGAACGATGTTACGATAACAATGAGATTAAAGGTTTGATAGAATCCAGTAAATTGAAGCTGTTAAATGTTTATGACGAATTAAAATTGTGTCCTCCTCCTAAAAAAAGTCAGAGAAATTTTTATGTGTGTGAAGCAAATAAGTAG